The Scomber japonicus isolate fScoJap1 chromosome 12, fScoJap1.pri, whole genome shotgun sequence sequence TGTGACGGTCACTGGTACCGCCTCCAGATGCAAGGATATTTGGCTGCCATGGACACCAGGCCAAAGCCTAGAATAATTACAAATGAGTCAAACTGGACACATGCCGATTATTCATGAAGTGTATTTACACGTTATCCTGGTGGtttaaaaaatattcttaaTATAAGCAATGTCCAGATATCCATATTGTCCTGAATACTTGGCAAGTTGTTAAATTGCTTATTTCAGATTTTGTGTGCTAATATAAGAGTGACGCTGCTCACCCTAACAGCTCCATGATGTTCGCTCCAGCAGCGGACTGCCTGGCTTTCGCTGCCGATGCTGCCCTCCCCTACGCGGGGCCATACACACACCAAGTTGTCATTGCCCCCGCTGGCCAGGTATCGCCCATCTGGGGACCACTTCAGCCCACAAACCTCCTGCGAGTGACCAGTCAGCGTAGAGATGTGATGCTCTGCTACCCTCACGTCATGATGGTGGATGTGTCCTGATCTGGAGCCACTAGGGGGggcggaaggaagaaaaattaCAGTCGAGCTCATAAAAGCAAAAGGGAATCGTTGGTTTAAAAACATAAgtaaatttgaagaaaaaaaattaaaatcagatGAAGGAGCAACTGTACCTGGAAAGGACGTGGTCGTTCCAGCTCAGACTACCAACTCGCGCTGTGTGGCTGGACATGCTGCGTAAACGCTTCAAATTCTCAACATCCCACAactgaagaaataaaaatataccgTTATAGCAAAACAGGAAGCAATGTTTTCAGGGCTGTGTGTCATTATGACATGACAGGTGTTTTATTAGTACACTGACCTGAACTTTGCAGTCACTGGTCCCAATAGCAAGGTAGGTTCCTTCTTTGGTCCAGGACAGTGAGCAGATGTAGTCCTCTTCAGAGTCCAACTTCATGAGAAGAATGATGTCTCCTTGTGTGGCATCCCACAGGTACACACTGTTGTGAAGAGCCACAGCGAGAACGTTTCGGCTGCTCCAGTCAAGCAGATTCAAATcttgggaagaaaaaaaatattgttttaaaatgcatttagtATGAAGACTAATGTGTTCATCATATTAGTTCAACATTCACCCTCAGTGGATTACTGGGATTTTACGATGTGATTAATAGCTGTTGTCACAATGGACTGAGCCACAAATGTTATTGGGCACAACGTCTAAAGTGTCCAACTTACAGAAATCATTTCGAAGCTCCGGAGCATCCAAGATTCTGTCAGGAGTTGAAGATATATATCTTGTCTTTTTGGTGGAGGCTGGAGTTGTAACCTGACTGTAGAGGACTTTCAAGTTGTTCTGATATCCTGTAAATTACAccatgaattaaaaaaagaaaaaatacagtttCTATGTTCATACAATATTGTTGCCAGTGCTCTTACCCTCTGGAGCATTCAGTGGTTTTCCACCAAGATGTAAGATCTTTGCTTCTTCAATGTTGTACCCATTCAATGTCATGGACCAGGCTTTCTGGTTTTCCTGACAAAAAGCAAATGGTTAATATATTGCTATTAGTTTtaataaattgttttatttatgaaagGAGGTAGTTTGTATCAAAGTTCAAAATCCTCACTGATGTTCCTGTTGCATTGTTTGTGTTCACTGGCTCGTTCTCCTTTGAGAGCAGGAAACTCGCCACATCCATTTGTTTGCTGTTTCTGGTCGGGATAAAACGGTCTCCTCCCATCTTAGAgggagtttgttttttattttttcctaaaACATAAAGTTATCAGTGGTTAATATTTATGAAGACCCAGTTACAAAGTATTGTCCAAGAAGTCTGCTGCTGGTCATTAACTCAGTAATACCGCATTGACACAGTGTGTAAAACATTACCTGGTGTTTTGCTGGGTGTTTTTGACGAGCTCTGCGACACATTAGCACTTTTTCCAGGCGTTAAGGCGGATGTGTTTGATGAGCTGGCTTTTCTCTGCCACCTCGCCATAGGAGCGTTTGTGATAGGCATATCCAGCTTCAAGATACTGTGGATGTCGTTCTCAAACCCAAACTGCGCCATTTTCGTCAGTTTTCACACGACCTGGACATTAATGCAAATCAAATAAACCCAACGTGTAACAGTTCCTGGATAATATTTCTGATTTTAAGTTAACTTTGGATTAGCTCGACGTCAATGAACGCTGCTGCCATAATACAGGCCGGAATATATGAACACAAGTTAAGGTTTTACCGCTTTAAAAATGACCGTAATCACCGTCGAAAACCAAAAGAAGTCATGCTGTTTTACGTGCCTTTAAAAGAATCACTTCTACAACTTTAGAACATACGAAAGCGTCTCACCTCTTCAGCAGAAACGTGTCTCTCCTCTGATGCACCTATTTGCTCTCCTCCGCTTGGTTATAAATTTTTGAATTTCGTGACGATGACGCCACACGGTTTAAATGCCAGAAAGCGCTCATGTGATTGGTCCGTTCAAGGAGCTGCCGTTGTCGCTACGGTAACGTTTACGAATGCGCTCATGTGATTGGTTGGAGGACACTTCCTGCCAGAGTAGCGTCTGAATCTGAATACAAGCCACTGTCAAAAAAAAGACATAGCGCCCTCTGCTgttatcatagactgtataaggCTGTTATCAGTGTTTGATTTATGGTTTAGTTTTGTGAGatgcagggttgggaaggtttctttggaaatgtaataggttaagattactagttaccctgtttataatgtaataggtaatgtaactatttcgattacttaatcaaaataatgtaacttattacttttatgttttcagctgttgggTCAACTGTAGGCCTACCCAATTAGTTCAAGTTAAATTCAGGTTTTTTCATGGATActacatgatttataagggagaccATTTGTTATGAAGCAAGATTGatctctcatttaaaaatgtattcattagttcatgtagattttggaacataaaataaagatattgtaACTGTTTAAGAGactgatttaattaaaatgtttattttatatttttcagtaATAATTTCATCAATGTTTGAATTCGTACAGTCATtaaaaaggggttaaaatgtaataaattaagtGTTTAAAAGGGTAACTTTGATTTAGAATTTGACTAAAATACCCTaccttaaaaatatttttttgttaaatatccAGTGCTCTTGATTGCAAGTGTATATTGATGTTGAGTGTCATAGGCCAAATGTCCAAAGTTCAGTGAAGGGCACACCTGATGCATTATGGGTCAGTACCACAGTCTATGGTCAGTACCAATCTGACTGTATAAGAAAGGTGCCAATacgacagcagagagagaaaccacATACCTGCAGAGAAAAGAGCCAATGTGGCTGCAGAGGAAAAGTGTATGGCAAATTAACAATATTCTGCACGGTTCATGAGGCGCACATGGtaatttgtttttgtacttttaatTGTGTCACATTTATGCAAAATAtttgttgaaatgctttttgt is a genomic window containing:
- the cdc20 gene encoding cell division cycle protein 20 homolog, with amino-acid sequence MAQFGFENDIHSILKLDMPITNAPMARWQRKASSSNTSALTPGKSANVSQSSSKTPSKTPGKNKKQTPSKMGGDRFIPTRNSKQMDVASFLLSKENEPVNTNNATGTSENQKAWSMTLNGYNIEEAKILHLGGKPLNAPEGYQNNLKVLYSQVTTPASTKKTRYISSTPDRILDAPELRNDFYLNLLDWSSRNVLAVALHNSVYLWDATQGDIILLMKLDSEEDYICSLSWTKEGTYLAIGTSDCKVQLWDVENLKRLRSMSSHTARVGSLSWNDHVLSSGSRSGHIHHHDVRVAEHHISTLTGHSQEVCGLKWSPDGRYLASGGNDNLVCVWPRVGEGSIGSESQAVRCWSEHHGAVRALAWCPWQPNILASGGGTSDRHIRIWNVNSGSCITSLDTQSQISSLVFAPNYKELVSAHGYAHNNVTIWKYPSLVKVTELNGHEDRVLSLALSPDSSTVATIAGDETIRLWKSFEVDPIKKKAKERAVSSSVIHQSIR